CGGGGTCGGCCGCGCCACGACGGAACTGCTCGGCAGGTACGGCCTGCACACCATCGGTCAGGTCGTCGACCTGCCGGCGGGGACCCTCCAGCGACTTCTCGGCGCGGGCCCCGCCCGGCTGCTGGCCGAGCGTGCGCGGGGGCACGACCCCCGTCCGGTCACCCCTTCGGAACCGGCGGCGCAGCTGGTCGCCGACCTGGTGCTGGCCCGTGACTGTCTGGACCCGGCGCAGCAGCACCGGGCGGTTCTGGAGCTCGCCGACCGGATCGGCGGGCGTCTGCGCGGCGAACGGCGGACCGCCGGCCGGCTCACCCTCACGGTGCGGTACGCCGACCGCAGTTCCACCACACGTACGCGCGTGCTGCCGGAACCCACCGACCACTCACCCGCCCTCGCCTCGGCCGCCCTGGGTCTGCTGGCCGCTCTGGGGCTGCAGCGGGCGAGAGTCCGCGCCTTCGTGATCCGTGCCGACGCCCTGGTGCCAGCCGACGGTTCCCACCGTCAGCTCTCCCTGGATCCCGGCGACGCCCGCGCCCGCGCCGCCGAAGCGGCCGCGGACCGTGCCCGGCGGCGCTTCGGTCCGGAGGCCGTACGGCCGGCCGCGCTGGCCCTGGTTCCAGGGACGGCCCGGAGCGTGGCCGCGGAACCGGATCCGGCGGGCGGATAGTGCCCCGGTGTCATTGGGCGGGGCGTGAGACCGAGCCGAGCGTGTCGGCCCATTATCACGACCTCCAGCTACAACGGGAATTTTTTACTGACGCGTAACTTCCCCCGTTGCGCTACTCGCCCGTAACTTGACAGATGAACAACATCCAGTGATCCGGATCACAGGGCGTAGAGCCGTCGTAACTCCCTTGAGCCGCAAGGAGATCACTCGATGCTGCCCTGGAAACGCGCACTCAGACCTCTCGCCGCACTGCTGCTGGCCGCCGCGGCCACCGCCGTGCCCGTCGCCACCGCGCAAGCCGAATCACAGACCCAAGCGCAGATCGAAACGCAAGCCGAGTCCGCCTCCAGCAGGGGCTGGAACGACTACTCCTGCAAGCCGTCCACCGCCCATCCCCGCCCCGTCGTCCTCGTCCACGGCACCTTCGCCAACGGAGTGGACAACTGGCTCACCCTCGCGCCGTACCTGGTGAACCGCGGTTACTGCGTCTTCTCGCTCGACTACGGCCAACTGCCCGGCGTACCCCTCTTCTACGGCCTGGGCCCCATCGACAGGTCGGCCGAGCAGCTCGCCGCCTTCGTCGACAAGGTGCTCGCCGCGACCGGCGCCGCCGAGACGGATCTCGTCGGTCACTCGCAGGGCGGCCTGATGCCCCGCTACTACCTCAAGTTCCTCGGCGGCGCCGCCGAGGTGCACACCTTCGTCGGTATCGCGCCCAGCAACCACGGCACCACCCTGAACGGCCTCACCAACCTGCTGAAGTACTTCCCCGGGGCCGACGACCTGCTCACCACGGCCACCCCCGCCCTCGCCGAACAGGTGGCCGGGTCCGCCTTCCTCGCCAAGCTCAACGCGGGCGGTGACACCGTCCCGGGGGTCAGCTACACCGTCCTCGCGACCCGGTACGACGAGGTCGTCACGCCGTACCAGAGCCAGTTCCTGAGCGGCTCCGACGTACACAACGTCCTGATCCAGGACCTGTGCCCGCTGGACCTCTCCGAGCATGCCGCCATCGGACTGCTCGACCGGATCGCCTTCCACGAGGTGACGAACGCCCTCGACCCGGCGCACGCCACCGCCACCACCTGTCTGTCGGCGGTCGGCTGACCCCGGTCGGGGATCGTCCGCCGGGGCGTGGCCGGCCTGAGCCGCCAGCCATGCCCCGGCGAACGGAGTGACAGGTCAGCGGCCGGATCGCCCGCCGCCGCCCACCGCGCGTCGGCGGACCGGGAGGAACAGGGCGGCGGCGCCCAGCGCCAGGGCGCCCGCGCCGCCCATCGCGAGGTACGCGGTGCCGGAAGTGCCCCCGGTCTCGGCGAGGTTCACCGCGGAGCCCGCTGCCTTCGGCTGCGCGACCGGCGCGCTGACGGACGTGGCGGAGGATGTACCGGCCGCCGACTCGGCCGCCGTCTCCGCATGCCCCGTGTGCCCGACCGTCGACTTGTCGGCGCCGTCCTCGATCTGTTCCTCGGAGGGCGCGGAGGCGCTGCTCGACGCACCGCTGACCGCGCCTTGGCCGGTGCCTTCCGCCGGCCCTTCGCCCGCGCCCGCACCTGTGCTTGCCCCCGCACTCGCGCCGAACGTCACGTCGGAGCACGAGTAGAACGCCTCCGGGCTGTCCGAGCGCTGCCAGATCGCGTACAGGAGCTGCCTGCCGGAGCGTTGCGGCAGAGTGCCGGAGAACGTGTAGAAGCCGCCCGCCGCGACCGGGTCCGTCGCTGTCGCGACCGGGTGTTCGAGGTCCAGGTCGGCCCAGGACAGGGGCTGGGCCGGGTCGTGGCCCGCCTTGGTGAGGTACACCACGAAGGTGCCCTTGTGCGGGGCGGTCACCCGGTACCTGAAGGTGTACGGGCCGGCGCGCACCCCCGTCGCCGGCCAGTCGGCGCGGGCCAGGTCGAGGCCCCTGAACTCGTCGTTGCCCGCGCTGCACAGCTCGCCGTCCGCGATCAGCGCGTGGTGCCGGCCGCCCGCGTCACCGATGCGGATGCCGTTCCAGTCGTAGAGCGCCTGGGTACCGCCCGCCGCGACCGCCGCCCGGCACGCGGCCGACGAGGGATGCTCGGGCCCCTCCGCGTAGCACTGGGCGACCCTGCTGACCGGGTCGCCCATGGAGCCGTGCGCGGACGCGGGCGTGGCGCCCAGAGCGAGCGTGGCGAAACCGAGGCCGGCGACGGTGGTGATCACGGCGGCCGTGCGGCAGCGTGCGGGCATGCGGGATCTCCTCGCAACGGTCGATCGGGGGCGCTCTGCAAACTAGCCCCAGGAAACCGCTGAATCGCCTGCTGGAGGCGGGTGGGGGAGATCCTTATGGTCGGCTTAAGGAAGGGTTCGGACTGCCCTCAGGTAGAGCGGGCGGCCTCAGCCGTCCGGCCACCAGGTGCGGGCGATGTCCTTGCGGACCTCGGGACGCTCGGTGGTGCGTTCGTCGGCCTCTTTCCGCACCCGTCGGGTGTCGGACTTCTTCAGGGGCTTCTGCACGGTTACGCGGCGCATGGCTGCCTCCTTCGGTCCACCGGGTTCCGCGTTTTCACGGGGATAGACCATTTCCGGGAGGGTGACTCATCGGCGCCGGTCTGTCAGTGGCGGCGGTCACGATTCGATTGTCAGTGGCGGGTGTCACTCTTGGCCCCATGACGGACACCGACTGGGACGCTGAAGCCGCCACCTTCGACGACGAGCCCGACCACGGCCTGCGCGACCCGCTCGTGCGCGAGGCCTGGGCGGCCCGGCTGCGCTCCTGGCTGCCGGACCGCCCGGCCGACGTCCTCGACCTGGGCTGCGGCACCGGCAGCCTGTCCCTCCTGGCGTCCGAACAGGGACACCGCGTCACCGGTGTGGACGCTTCCGCCGTCATGGTCGAGCACGCCCGGAGCAAACTGGCCGGCCGCGCCGCGGTGTTCCTCGTCGGCGACGCGGCGGCGCCGCCGGTCGGGGAGGAGCGCTTCGACGTCGTGCTCGTACGGCACGTCCTGTGGGCCCTGCCCGACCCCGCGCGCGTGCTGCGCCACTGGCACGGGCTGCTCAGGGACGGCGGGCGGCTGGTGCTGGTCGAGGGCGTGTGGGGGACGGTCAGCCCGGTCGGCATACCCGCCGACACGCTCACCGCACTGCTCGCACCCCTCGCCGCGGACGTCCGGGTGGAGCGGCTGTCCGGCGACGCACGGCTGTGGGGGCGCGAGGTCGAGGACGAGCGGTACGCGGTACTGGCCCAGCCGTAGACACGCGAGCAGGTTGAGAAGCGGCTTCGGGCGAGCGGGTTCAGATGAGCAGCGCCTCGAAGCCGCCCTCGCGTGCCAACGACTCCAGTTCGTCGAGGGCCGCCACGGCGGCGGACGCGGCCCGCGGGTCCGACTCCGTCAGACCGCTCTCCTCGAACTCGTCCTCGTCCAGCCGTCGTACGTCCGTGCCGTCCGCGGAGCGCCACAGGTCCAGGTCGAGATCCTCCACGACCAGCTCGGTGCCGGCGAGCGTGGCCGGGCGGGCGATGTCGCAGTACCAGCCCTTCAGCGTGCCCGTCGCGTCCCGTACCTCCTTCACGGAGTACCAGCGGTCCCGCCAGTAGTACTCCGTGAACACGTCGCCGGGCTCGAAGCGGACGAAGCCGAAGTCACGGACTCCGTCGGTGGCCCAGGCGGCGCGTACGGCGAGGCGTGTGCCGTCGTCGTGGAGCAGCTCGGCGGGGTAAATGATCTTCGTGCGGCCCGCCTTGACCAGGACGACGTTCACCGTGGGTGGGGAGGGGGATGAGGCTGTGGCCTCAGGCGAGTTCGCGGACATACCGCACCTCCGTTGCGCAGATCTCGTATCCGAACCAGTTGTTGATGGCGATCATCGGGCCGTTCCCGGCGTCGTTGCCGGTGAGGGCCTCCGTGTACCCGGCGGCGCGGGCTCGGTGCAGGGAGTCGTTCTTGGCGAGCTTCGCGAGGCCGCGGCCACGGAAGTCGCGGGCGGTGCCGGTCATCACGGTGCCGTAGCGGGTGCCGCCGTCGGTACGGGCCGCGCTGAAGGCGGCGGGGCGGCCGTCGACGACGGCGACCGAGGTCAGCTCGTGGCTGAGCAAGGGGTGCTGCCACGTCTCGCGGAGCCAGGCCTCGTAGTCCGTGAACTCGTAGTCCACATCGCTCGGTTCGTCCAGCGTCGTCTCCGCGTCCAGGTCGAACAGCGGGCGCGGGTCGGCGGCGAAGTCGGCAGCCGTGCGGAGTTCGACGCCGGGCGGGGGGTCCTGGAGCGGGGGCAGTTTGCCGTTCGCCAGGTCCAGGCGCAGAAAGTGCGCGCTGCGGCTGGAGCGGTAACCGTGGAGTTCGGCGAAGGCGCGGTTGCCGGGGGCGTCCAGCACCCAGGAGAAGGACGTCGTCACCCCCGCCGCCGCGAGGTGCCGCTCGGCGGTACGGACGAGGAGCGCACCGGCGCCACGCCGGGTCCGCTCCGGGTGCACGTACACGTTGACGTACCCCTGGCCCGGCTCCGGGCTGTCGTGGACGACCGCGGTCTGGGCGGTGCCGATGACCTCGCCGTCCTCCTCGGCGACGAGTGCCCGGTAGTGGGCGTCGGGGTGGGCGTGCGCGATGTCGTACGCGACGGCCTCCGGCGTGAACAGGAGGTAGGGAAGCGCGATGCGCCGGACGTGCGCGAACGCCTCGATGCCGGGCCGGTCTTCGGTGCGAAGGGCACGCACGGTCACTGTCATGAACTCGGACGTTACGCGGGGGGACAGGGAGGATGCCTCTCATTTTCCGGCCCGTACGGGACAATCGCAGCGTGACCCTGAAGATCCGCATCGACGACAGCGCGCCGCCCTACGAGCAGGTCCGCGCCCAGATCTCCGAACAGGCCCGGGCCGGGACGCTGCCGGTGGGGTACCGGTTGCCCACTGTGCGAGGGCTTGCCGAGTCGCTCGGTCTTGCTGCGAACACGGTCGCGAAGGCCTACCGGGCGCTGGAGTCGGACGGGGTGATCGAGACGCGGGGGCGCAACGGCACGTACATCGCTGCCGCGGGCTCGGCTGCGGAGCGAGGCGCGGCGGTTGCCGCGCAGGCTTACGCGGAACAGGTTCGGCGGCTCGGGCTGGGGGAAGGGGCGGCACTTGACGCCGTCAGGGATGCCCTGCGGGCGGCCTATCAGGGGTGAGAGAGGTGGTGCTTCGGCTGCGGCGCGATGGGCGCTTGTCGCGCCGTTCCCCGCGCCCCTTAACAGCCTGCGGTTGCCGGTGTGTTCGACGCGGCGCCCTCGAAGGGCCTGCGGTTTGCTCCGCCCCTGTGCACGCCCCGGCGACTACAGGTACAGGCCTGCGTCCGCTCCCTCTCGCTGGTCCGGGACCATGGTCGGGGTCGTGCCTCTGCGCAGGGCGTACAGCTCGGCCAGGGTGGCGCCCTCGCGGGTGATCCCCTCCTCCGTGCCCAGCCAGGTTGTCGCCTCCCGGTGGGTCAGGGGGCCCACCTCGATGCGGGCCAGGCAGCGGCCCGGGCGGACGACGGCCGGGTGGAGGCGTTCCAGGTCCTCGTTGGTGGTGACGCCCACCAGGACGTTGCGGCCCTGCCCGAGCAGACCGTCCGTCAGGTTCAGGAGACGGGAGAGTGCCTGGCCCGCCGTGTGCTTCGCCTCGCCCCTGATCAGCTCGTCGCAGTCCTCCAGCAGGAGCAGCCGCCAGCGGCCCTTGCCCGTGCCGTCCTCCTCGCCGATCGCGATGTCCATCAGATAGCCGACGTCGGAGAAGAGACGCTCGGGGTCCAGTACGCAGTCCACCTGGCACCAGTCCCGCCAGGAACGGGCCAGCGTGCGCAGCGCGGATGTCTTGCCGGTACCCGGCGGGCCGTGGAGCAGCAGCAGCCGGCCCGCGATGTCCTCCGGTGTCGTCTTCATCAGGCCGTCCATCGCGTCCGCCACCGGCGCGGTGTAGTTGGCGCGGACCTCGTCCCACGTGCCTGCCGAGATCTGGCGGGTCGTGCGGTGCGGGCCCCGGCGCGGGGACACGTACCAGAAGCCCATCGTCACGTTCTCCGGCTGGGGTTCGGGCTCGTCCGCCGCGCCGTCCGTCGCCTGGCCGAGGACCTTCGCGGCCAGCTCGGGGGTGGTCGCCGTCACCGTGACGTCGGCACCCCGGTTCCAGCGGGACACCAGGAGGGTCCAGCCGTCGCCCGCGGCCAGGGTGGCGCTGCGGTCGTCGTCGCGGGCGCTGCGCAGGACGCGGGCGCCCGGCGGGAGAAGCGTCGCCCCGGACCGTACGCGGTCGATGTTCGCCGCGTGCGAGTACGGCTGCTCGCCCGTCGCGAAGCGGCCGAGGAACAGCGCGTCGACGACGTCGGACGGGGAGTCACTGTCATCGACGTTGAGCCGGACCGGCAGCGCGTCGTACGGGTTCGCGGACATGCCGCCATGATCCGGCACCCGGCCGCCGAGTGCACCCGGTTTCCGCGTTGCGCGCCGAGTGTCGGTGAGTGCGGTGCCT
The DNA window shown above is from Streptomyces sp. NBC_01451 and carries:
- a CDS encoding DUF5925 domain-containing protein; protein product: MSANPYDALPVRLNVDDSDSPSDVVDALFLGRFATGEQPYSHAANIDRVRSGATLLPPGARVLRSARDDDRSATLAAGDGWTLLVSRWNRGADVTVTATTPELAAKVLGQATDGAADEPEPQPENVTMGFWYVSPRRGPHRTTRQISAGTWDEVRANYTAPVADAMDGLMKTTPEDIAGRLLLLHGPPGTGKTSALRTLARSWRDWCQVDCVLDPERLFSDVGYLMDIAIGEEDGTGKGRWRLLLLEDCDELIRGEAKHTAGQALSRLLNLTDGLLGQGRNVLVGVTTNEDLERLHPAVVRPGRCLARIEVGPLTHREATTWLGTEEGITREGATLAELYALRRGTTPTMVPDQREGADAGLYL
- a CDS encoding GntR family transcriptional regulator; the protein is MTLKIRIDDSAPPYEQVRAQISEQARAGTLPVGYRLPTVRGLAESLGLAANTVAKAYRALESDGVIETRGRNGTYIAAAGSAAERGAAVAAQAYAEQVRRLGLGEGAALDAVRDALRAAYQG
- a CDS encoding DNA polymerase Y family protein translates to MSGTIARQRYIAHLHLHLHAVPTEAWYSTAIELMSDITPHVQAVPPNAVQLDLTSALRYFDKSPYDVVQMVMLRLKGLYGIDCSAGLAGNRMLAAMAADASAPGETTWVSAERAADWLGPRPVTALPGVGRATTELLGRYGLHTIGQVVDLPAGTLQRLLGAGPARLLAERARGHDPRPVTPSEPAAQLVADLVLARDCLDPAQQHRAVLELADRIGGRLRGERRTAGRLTLTVRYADRSSTTRTRVLPEPTDHSPALASAALGLLAALGLQRARVRAFVIRADALVPADGSHRQLSLDPGDARARAAEAAADRARRRFGPEAVRPAALALVPGTARSVAAEPDPAGG
- a CDS encoding esterase/lipase family protein; the protein is MLPWKRALRPLAALLLAAAATAVPVATAQAESQTQAQIETQAESASSRGWNDYSCKPSTAHPRPVVLVHGTFANGVDNWLTLAPYLVNRGYCVFSLDYGQLPGVPLFYGLGPIDRSAEQLAAFVDKVLAATGAAETDLVGHSQGGLMPRYYLKFLGGAAEVHTFVGIAPSNHGTTLNGLTNLLKYFPGADDLLTTATPALAEQVAGSAFLAKLNAGGDTVPGVSYTVLATRYDEVVTPYQSQFLSGSDVHNVLIQDLCPLDLSEHAAIGLLDRIAFHEVTNALDPAHATATTCLSAVG
- a CDS encoding DUF402 domain-containing protein, with protein sequence MSANSPEATASSPSPPTVNVVLVKAGRTKIIYPAELLHDDGTRLAVRAAWATDGVRDFGFVRFEPGDVFTEYYWRDRWYSVKEVRDATGTLKGWYCDIARPATLAGTELVVEDLDLDLWRSADGTDVRRLDEDEFEESGLTESDPRAASAAVAALDELESLAREGGFEALLI
- a CDS encoding GNAT family N-acetyltransferase; amino-acid sequence: MTVTVRALRTEDRPGIEAFAHVRRIALPYLLFTPEAVAYDIAHAHPDAHYRALVAEEDGEVIGTAQTAVVHDSPEPGQGYVNVYVHPERTRRGAGALLVRTAERHLAAAGVTTSFSWVLDAPGNRAFAELHGYRSSRSAHFLRLDLANGKLPPLQDPPPGVELRTAADFAADPRPLFDLDAETTLDEPSDVDYEFTDYEAWLRETWQHPLLSHELTSVAVVDGRPAAFSAARTDGGTRYGTVMTGTARDFRGRGLAKLAKNDSLHRARAAGYTEALTGNDAGNGPMIAINNWFGYEICATEVRYVRELA
- a CDS encoding lytic polysaccharide monooxygenase auxiliary activity family 9 protein; protein product: MPARCRTAAVITTVAGLGFATLALGATPASAHGSMGDPVSRVAQCYAEGPEHPSSAACRAAVAAGGTQALYDWNGIRIGDAGGRHHALIADGELCSAGNDEFRGLDLARADWPATGVRAGPYTFRYRVTAPHKGTFVVYLTKAGHDPAQPLSWADLDLEHPVATATDPVAAGGFYTFSGTLPQRSGRQLLYAIWQRSDSPEAFYSCSDVTFGASAGASTGAGAGEGPAEGTGQGAVSGASSSASAPSEEQIEDGADKSTVGHTGHAETAAESAAGTSSATSVSAPVAQPKAAGSAVNLAETGGTSGTAYLAMGGAGALALGAAALFLPVRRRAVGGGGRSGR
- a CDS encoding class I SAM-dependent methyltransferase: MTDTDWDAEAATFDDEPDHGLRDPLVREAWAARLRSWLPDRPADVLDLGCGTGSLSLLASEQGHRVTGVDASAVMVEHARSKLAGRAAVFLVGDAAAPPVGEERFDVVLVRHVLWALPDPARVLRHWHGLLRDGGRLVLVEGVWGTVSPVGIPADTLTALLAPLAADVRVERLSGDARLWGREVEDERYAVLAQP